The following proteins come from a genomic window of Ferrovibrio sp. MS7:
- a CDS encoding ATP-dependent nuclease, giving the protein MLSSIKLKFTETGEISLPTKGITIFVGPNNSGKSLLLREIEAAFNIYPFPSQLQILVDYEIEWPTSENVQATISKAKYYSPPDLPIENILFRRISPGSGVETAQLNELDLLQIVKEKRDKRWMASQYLKWGVIRLDGRSRFNLTNDQDAGDLLALPNNMLSHLFRDDAARLKVRDLIKDAFGLYFVIDPTKLGQLRIRLSRQNPPSDEQSLNATAREYYKNATYVKEASDGVQAFTGIVSAVLSGEFHTILVDEPEAFLHPPLARKLGKNLATLTAENGRILMASTHSSDFLMGCLQASSTVQVVRLEYADGKSRGRIIDSKALEALFKRPLMRSANVISGLFHDGVIVLESDNDRAFYSEIYHRLSEGKSNYPSILFVNAQNKQTIKDIVGPLRQFGVPAAAITDIDIVKDGGETWTDWLSAAQIPSILHIGYGQQRAAICDAFKATGKDMKTSGGLSILDAKSREAADLLFSNLEGFGVFPVRGGELENWLSHLGILGKKTDWTVAMLERLGSNPLDAAYVKPSNDDVWEFLEKIIAWIQNPSRKGTT; this is encoded by the coding sequence ATGCTTTCATCAATAAAGCTAAAATTTACAGAAACGGGTGAAATATCTCTCCCAACCAAAGGCATTACAATTTTTGTGGGTCCTAATAATTCCGGTAAAAGCTTACTGCTTAGAGAAATAGAGGCAGCATTTAATATATACCCTTTTCCAAGCCAGCTTCAGATCCTTGTAGATTATGAGATCGAGTGGCCAACTTCAGAAAATGTGCAAGCTACAATTTCTAAAGCTAAATATTATAGCCCACCTGACTTACCTATTGAGAATATTTTGTTCAGACGTATTAGTCCGGGGTCAGGCGTCGAAACAGCACAATTAAACGAGCTAGACCTTCTCCAAATAGTAAAAGAAAAGAGAGATAAGCGGTGGATGGCTAGCCAGTATCTCAAGTGGGGGGTTATACGGCTTGATGGGCGCTCTCGCTTTAATCTGACCAATGACCAAGATGCTGGTGATTTATTGGCTTTACCGAACAATATGCTGTCGCATCTTTTTCGAGATGACGCAGCACGTCTTAAAGTACGCGACCTTATTAAAGATGCCTTTGGTTTGTATTTTGTCATAGACCCTACAAAATTAGGGCAATTACGTATTCGTCTCTCAAGACAAAACCCGCCATCAGATGAGCAATCTCTTAATGCCACGGCGCGGGAGTATTATAAAAACGCAACTTACGTGAAGGAGGCAAGTGATGGGGTTCAAGCCTTCACAGGCATAGTTTCGGCTGTTCTTTCTGGTGAATTTCATACAATTTTAGTCGATGAGCCAGAAGCGTTTCTGCACCCACCCTTGGCGCGGAAGTTAGGAAAGAATTTGGCGACACTTACGGCTGAGAATGGTCGCATACTTATGGCTTCTACTCATAGCTCAGACTTTCTAATGGGCTGTTTGCAGGCATCATCCACTGTGCAGGTAGTTCGTTTGGAATATGCGGACGGTAAATCACGCGGGCGAATAATAGACTCAAAAGCACTTGAGGCTCTTTTCAAGCGCCCCTTGATGCGCAGTGCAAATGTAATCTCAGGGCTTTTTCACGATGGTGTCATAGTGCTCGAATCAGACAATGATCGAGCTTTCTATTCGGAAATTTACCATCGCCTTTCAGAAGGAAAGTCGAACTATCCTTCTATACTTTTTGTAAATGCCCAGAACAAACAAACAATAAAAGATATTGTTGGACCTCTTCGCCAATTTGGGGTTCCAGCGGCAGCTATTACCGATATTGATATTGTAAAGGATGGCGGGGAGACATGGACTGACTGGCTAAGTGCCGCCCAAATACCCAGCATATTACACATTGGGTATGGGCAACAGAGAGCAGCAATCTGTGATGCTTTTAAAGCAACCGGGAAAGATATGAAGACAAGCGGTGGTCTAAGTATTCTAGATGCAAAGAGCCGTGAGGCCGCAGACTTACTTTTCTCGAATTTAGAGGGGTTTGGTGTATTTCCAGTCCGAGGTGGGGAGTTGGAGAATTGGCTATCACATTTAGGTATACTAGGTAAAAAGACTGATTGGACAGTTGCAATGTTGGAGCGCCTAGGGAGCAATCCCTTGGACGCGGCATATGTAAAACCAAGTAATGATGATGTGTGGGAATTTCTAGAAAAGATCATTGCGTGGATTCAAAACCCTTCGCGGAAGGGTACAACTTGA
- a CDS encoding PLP-dependent cysteine synthase family protein — MTMLNCIGGTRLVPLIRLHKPGAARLLLKLEYENPTGSMKDRMALAMVEAAERDGRLKPGGAVVEYTGGSTGVSLAFVCAAKRIPLEIVTSEAFSKEKRDHMAALGARLTLVHSPTGGTTRALTFEMIETARQIAAALPGSYWTDQFNNTSVFATYGLMADEIWQQSGGSVDAFVHCVGTAGSLRGIGTRLRELNRHMHVTAIEPAESAVLSGGLSGSHKIEGTGPGFVMPHWRPDLADEIAPVSSSDAMAMARRLTREEAIFAGTSTGANVLVALRLAERLGAGKTVVTIACDSGMKYLSTALYGASAA, encoded by the coding sequence ATGACCATGCTGAACTGCATCGGCGGCACCCGTCTGGTGCCGCTGATCCGCCTGCACAAGCCCGGCGCCGCGCGGCTGCTGCTGAAACTCGAATACGAGAATCCGACCGGCAGCATGAAGGACCGCATGGCGCTGGCCATGGTGGAGGCGGCCGAACGCGATGGCCGCCTCAAGCCCGGCGGAGCTGTTGTCGAATATACCGGCGGCAGCACTGGTGTTTCGCTCGCCTTCGTCTGCGCCGCGAAACGCATCCCGCTGGAAATCGTCACCTCGGAAGCCTTCTCGAAGGAGAAGCGCGACCATATGGCGGCGCTCGGCGCACGGCTGACCCTGGTACATAGCCCGACCGGTGGCACCACCAGGGCGCTGACCTTTGAAATGATCGAGACCGCGCGGCAGATTGCGGCGGCGCTGCCGGGCAGCTACTGGACCGATCAGTTCAACAACACATCCGTGTTCGCCACCTATGGCTTGATGGCCGACGAAATCTGGCAGCAGAGCGGCGGCAGCGTCGATGCCTTCGTGCATTGCGTCGGTACCGCCGGCTCCCTGCGCGGCATCGGCACCCGGCTGCGCGAACTGAATCGACATATGCATGTCACCGCCATCGAGCCGGCGGAATCCGCCGTGCTGTCGGGGGGCCTAAGCGGCAGTCACAAGATCGAAGGCACCGGGCCGGGCTTCGTGATGCCGCATTGGCGGCCCGACCTCGCCGACGAGATCGCGCCGGTTTCCAGCAGCGACGCCATGGCGATGGCCCGCCGCCTGACGCGCGAGGAAGCCATCTTCGCCGGCACCTCGACCGGCGCCAACGTGCTGGTGGCGCTGCGCCTGGCCGAACGCCTCGGCGCAGGCAAGACCGTCGTCACCATCGCCTGCGACAGCGGCATGAAATACCTGAGCACGGCGCTCTACGGCGCCAGCGCGGCGTGA
- a CDS encoding MAPEG family protein has translation MTTELTMLALSALLCLLLAFPYTLGFIVQRGLYTVAGNREDFPAGQGWIGRAHRAHLNMVENLVPFAALVLVAHVAGKHDAMTIAGAQLFFFARLVHAVVYTAGIPWARTLAYFGGVVGMLVILWRIFA, from the coding sequence ATGACCACTGAACTGACCATGCTGGCCCTGTCGGCCCTGCTCTGCCTGCTTCTCGCCTTCCCCTACACGCTCGGCTTCATCGTGCAGCGCGGGCTCTACACCGTGGCCGGCAACCGCGAGGATTTTCCCGCCGGCCAGGGCTGGATCGGTCGCGCCCACCGCGCCCATCTCAACATGGTGGAGAATCTGGTGCCGTTTGCCGCCCTGGTGCTGGTGGCCCATGTCGCCGGCAAGCATGACGCCATGACCATCGCCGGCGCGCAGCTCTTTTTCTTCGCCCGGCTGGTGCATGCCGTGGTCTATACCGCCGGCATTCCCTGGGCGCGCACCCTGGCCTATTTCGGCGGCGTGGTCGGCATGCTGGTGATCCTGTGGCGGATTTTCGCCTGA
- a CDS encoding PaaI family thioesterase — MSFLDQMPRLPLAPDDGSPHPYAAMLTPDRRDGLLAAAAVYPIFRHLGMVLEDVQTDFARIGLDHRLELTNPMGGLHGGILATMMDTAVGWAMVTTMKQGFVVATVNLAVNYYKPHLAGRASAEARIARKGRSILFAETIARNAAGEVLAQGSCTYMPAPLRQAA, encoded by the coding sequence ATGTCATTCCTTGATCAGATGCCGCGCCTGCCGCTGGCCCCCGATGATGGCAGCCCGCATCCCTATGCAGCCATGCTGACGCCGGATCGCCGCGACGGTTTGCTGGCAGCGGCAGCCGTCTATCCGATCTTCCGCCATCTCGGCATGGTGCTGGAGGATGTGCAGACCGACTTCGCCCGCATCGGGCTCGATCATCGTCTGGAACTGACCAACCCGATGGGCGGCCTGCATGGCGGCATCCTCGCCACCATGATGGATACCGCCGTCGGCTGGGCGATGGTGACGACGATGAAACAGGGCTTTGTTGTTGCCACGGTGAATCTGGCGGTCAATTACTACAAGCCGCATCTCGCGGGCCGCGCCAGCGCCGAAGCCCGCATCGCGCGCAAGGGCCGCAGCATCCTGTTCGCCGAGACGATTGCCCGCAACGCCGCCGGCGAAGTGCTGGCCCAGGGCAGTTGCACCTATATGCCGGCGCCTTTGCGCCAGGCCGCCTGA
- the gltB gene encoding glutamate synthase large subunit produces MTNSGESFIEHYKNEAARLAAEGMYSPMDERDACGVGLVAALDGMPRRDVVVAGIKALKAVWHRGAVDADGKTGDGAGIHVQIPQDFFREHVRRTGFEPGEGKLGLGQVFLPKTDLSAQETCRTIVETAILDFGHGIYGWRQVPVNAAIIGEKANATRPEIEQVLIENRLGKDDNEFERDLFLIRRRIEKAVLNAHITEFYICSLSCRSVIYKGMFLAEQLDNFYPDLKDERFVSTFAIYHQRYSTNTFPTWRLAQPFRMLAHNGEINTVRGNINWMKSHEIKMASEAFGEHSADIKPIVQSGSSDSAALDAVFEVLVRAGRTAPMVKTLLIPESWSNKTTMPQAHRDLYSYGNSVMEPWDGPAAICATDGRWCVAGLDRNGLRPLRYTITSDKLLVIGSEAGMVPVAESRVVEKGRVGPGQMIAVDLKKGRLFKDREIKDRLAAEQPYGEWVKGISTLDKIKEATPPGPSFDRDALRRAQLAGGLTLEDMELILQPMAEDAKEAVGSMGDDTPIAVLSEQYRGLHHFFRQQFSQVTNPPIDSLREKRVMSLRTRMGNLSNVLDEDAQQVKILLLESPVLTNADLAKVLKYTENTTAKIDTTFAADGGPSALRDAIKRIRSEADTAVRGGAAHLVLTDEAQSAERAAIPTILAVGAVHSHLVRAGLRTFTSITVRSGEALDVHYFAVLIGVGATAINAYVAEASLVDRVNRGLLGKLTAEEATTRYKEAVDGGLLKVMSKMGISVVSSYRGGYNFEALGLSRSLVADLFPGMPSRISGIGYDGLQKKVLELHKKAYRQDVVALPVGGIYRYRRGGEAHAWEANLIHMLQTAVASENYALFKKYTLGLRDLPPISVRDLLELKPAGQKIPIEQVESVTEIRKRFVSAAMSLGALSPEAHETLTIAMNRIGAKSDSGEGGEAPENFKPRPNGDNANSAIKQIASGRFGVTAEYLTNCRELEIKVAQGAKPGEGGQLPGFKVTELIAKLRHATPGVMLISPPPHHDIYSIEDLAQLIYDLKQINPEAQVCVKLVSEAGIGTIAAGVAKAKADVLMISGHVGGTGASPQTSVKYAGTPWEMGLSEVNQVLTLNKLRHRVKLRTDGGLKSGRDIVIAAMLGAEEYGVGTAALVAMGCIMVRQCHSNTCPVGVCTQADALRQKFVGTPEKVVNLFSFIAEEVREILASLGVRSLNEIIGRTDLLTQVSRGGAHLDDLDLNPILAQADAGDYARYCTLQGRNEVPDTLDAQMVKDAAPVFSHGEKMQLAYNIQNTHRAIGTRLSSHVTRKFGMKGLKPGHISVRLTGSAGQSLGAFAVQGIKLEVFGDANDYVGKGLSGGTVVVRPAPSSPLVGQTSRNTIIGNTVLYGATGGKLFAAGQAGERFAVRNSGATAVIEGCGSNGCEYMTGGRIAILGAVGDNFAAGMTGGMAFVFDPDNTLPILINDESVVYQRLASSYWEGVLRGMIEEHIRETQSAYAAEMFSDWDNMRQRFWQICPKEMLSRLEHPLSDAQAAKRA; encoded by the coding sequence ATGACGAACTCCGGCGAAAGCTTCATTGAGCACTACAAGAACGAGGCCGCGCGGCTGGCCGCCGAGGGCATGTACAGCCCCATGGATGAGCGCGATGCCTGCGGCGTCGGCCTGGTGGCGGCGCTGGACGGCATGCCGCGCCGCGACGTGGTGGTGGCTGGCATCAAGGCACTGAAGGCGGTGTGGCACCGCGGCGCGGTGGATGCCGATGGCAAGACCGGCGACGGCGCCGGCATTCACGTGCAGATCCCGCAGGATTTCTTCCGCGAGCATGTGCGCCGCACCGGCTTCGAGCCGGGCGAGGGCAAGCTCGGCCTGGGCCAGGTTTTCCTGCCCAAGACCGATCTCTCGGCACAGGAGACCTGCCGCACCATTGTCGAAACCGCGATTCTGGATTTCGGCCACGGTATCTATGGCTGGCGCCAGGTGCCGGTGAACGCCGCCATCATCGGCGAGAAGGCCAACGCAACGCGTCCCGAAATCGAGCAGGTGCTGATCGAGAACCGCTTGGGCAAGGATGACAACGAATTCGAGCGCGACCTGTTTCTGATCCGCCGCCGTATCGAGAAGGCGGTGCTCAACGCGCATATCACCGAATTCTACATCTGCTCGCTTAGCTGCCGCAGCGTGATCTACAAGGGCATGTTCCTGGCCGAGCAGCTCGACAACTTCTATCCCGATCTCAAGGACGAGCGTTTCGTCTCGACCTTCGCGATCTATCATCAGCGCTATTCGACCAACACGTTTCCGACCTGGCGGCTGGCGCAGCCCTTCCGCATGCTGGCGCATAACGGCGAAATCAACACCGTGCGCGGCAACATCAACTGGATGAAGAGCCACGAGATCAAGATGGCCTCGGAGGCATTCGGCGAACATTCCGCCGATATCAAGCCGATCGTCCAGTCGGGTTCGTCGGACTCCGCCGCGCTCGACGCGGTGTTCGAGGTGCTGGTGCGTGCCGGCCGCACCGCGCCGATGGTCAAGACGTTGCTGATCCCGGAAAGCTGGTCGAACAAGACCACCATGCCGCAGGCGCATCGCGACCTCTATTCCTACGGCAACTCGGTGATGGAGCCGTGGGACGGCCCGGCGGCGATCTGTGCCACCGATGGCCGCTGGTGCGTCGCCGGTCTCGACCGCAACGGCCTGCGCCCGCTGCGCTACACTATCACGTCCGACAAGCTGCTGGTGATCGGCTCCGAAGCCGGCATGGTGCCGGTGGCGGAAAGCCGTGTGGTCGAGAAGGGCCGCGTTGGCCCCGGCCAGATGATCGCGGTGGACCTGAAGAAGGGCCGCCTGTTCAAGGACCGCGAGATCAAGGACCGGCTTGCCGCCGAGCAGCCTTATGGCGAATGGGTCAAGGGCATCTCAACGCTGGACAAGATCAAGGAAGCGACTCCGCCGGGCCCGAGCTTCGACCGCGACGCTTTGCGCCGTGCCCAGCTTGCCGGCGGCCTGACCTTGGAAGACATGGAGCTGATCCTGCAGCCGATGGCGGAAGACGCCAAGGAAGCGGTGGGCAGCATGGGCGACGACACGCCGATTGCCGTGCTCTCGGAACAGTATCGCGGCCTGCATCATTTTTTCCGCCAGCAATTCAGCCAGGTCACCAACCCGCCGATTGATAGCCTGCGCGAGAAGCGGGTGATGAGCCTGCGCACCCGCATGGGCAACCTCTCGAACGTGCTGGACGAGGATGCCCAGCAGGTGAAGATCCTGCTGTTGGAAAGCCCGGTGCTGACCAATGCCGATCTTGCCAAGGTGCTGAAGTATACCGAGAACACCACCGCGAAGATTGACACGACTTTCGCTGCCGATGGCGGGCCGAGTGCGCTGCGCGATGCGATCAAGCGTATCCGCTCGGAAGCCGATACGGCGGTGCGTGGCGGCGCCGCGCATCTGGTGCTGACCGACGAGGCGCAATCGGCCGAGCGCGCCGCGATCCCGACGATTCTCGCCGTCGGCGCCGTGCATAGCCATCTGGTGCGTGCCGGCCTGCGTACCTTCACCTCGATCACCGTCCGCTCCGGCGAGGCGCTGGATGTGCATTACTTCGCTGTGCTGATCGGCGTCGGTGCCACCGCGATCAACGCCTATGTCGCGGAAGCCAGCCTGGTCGACCGCGTCAATCGCGGCCTGCTCGGCAAGCTCACGGCGGAAGAAGCCACCACCCGCTACAAGGAAGCGGTGGATGGCGGGTTGCTCAAGGTGATGTCGAAGATGGGCATCTCGGTCGTCTCGAGCTATCGCGGCGGCTACAATTTCGAGGCGCTCGGTCTGTCGCGCTCGCTCGTCGCCGATCTTTTCCCTGGCATGCCGTCGCGCATTTCCGGCATCGGCTATGATGGCCTGCAGAAGAAAGTGCTGGAACTGCACAAGAAGGCATACCGCCAGGATGTTGTGGCGCTCCCGGTCGGCGGCATCTACCGCTACCGCCGTGGCGGCGAGGCCCATGCCTGGGAAGCCAACCTGATCCACATGCTGCAAACGGCGGTGGCGTCCGAGAATTACGCGCTGTTCAAGAAGTATACGCTCGGGCTTCGCGACCTGCCGCCGATCTCGGTGCGCGACCTGCTGGAACTGAAGCCGGCGGGACAGAAGATTCCCATCGAGCAGGTGGAATCGGTCACCGAGATCCGCAAGCGGTTCGTCTCGGCGGCGATGTCGCTCGGCGCACTCAGCCCGGAAGCGCATGAGACGCTGACCATTGCCATGAACCGCATCGGCGCCAAGTCGGATTCCGGCGAAGGCGGCGAGGCACCGGAGAATTTCAAGCCGCGCCCGAATGGCGACAACGCCAATTCGGCGATCAAGCAGATTGCGTCCGGCCGCTTCGGCGTCACCGCCGAATACCTGACCAATTGCCGCGAGCTGGAAATCAAGGTGGCGCAGGGTGCCAAGCCCGGCGAGGGCGGCCAGTTGCCCGGCTTCAAGGTCACCGAGCTGATCGCCAAGCTGCGCCATGCCACGCCCGGCGTGATGCTGATCTCGCCGCCGCCGCATCACGACATCTACTCGATCGAGGATCTGGCGCAGTTGATCTACGATCTGAAGCAGATCAACCCGGAAGCCCAGGTCTGCGTCAAGCTGGTGTCGGAAGCCGGCATCGGCACCATCGCCGCCGGCGTCGCCAAGGCCAAGGCGGACGTGCTGATGATCTCCGGCCATGTCGGCGGCACCGGTGCCAGCCCGCAGACCAGCGTGAAATACGCTGGCACGCCGTGGGAAATGGGCCTGAGTGAAGTCAACCAGGTGCTGACGCTGAACAAGCTGCGGCATCGCGTGAAGCTGCGCACCGATGGCGGCCTCAAGTCGGGCCGCGACATCGTCATCGCCGCCATGCTGGGTGCCGAGGAATATGGCGTCGGCACGGCGGCCCTGGTGGCGATGGGCTGCATCATGGTGCGTCAGTGCCATTCGAATACCTGCCCGGTCGGCGTCTGCACCCAGGCCGATGCACTGCGGCAGAAATTCGTCGGCACGCCGGAAAAGGTGGTCAACCTGTTCAGCTTCATTGCCGAGGAAGTGCGCGAAATTCTCGCTTCCCTCGGCGTGCGCAGCTTGAACGAGATCATCGGCCGCACCGACCTGCTCACCCAGGTGAGCCGCGGCGGCGCGCATCTCGACGACCTCGACCTCAACCCGATCCTGGCACAGGCCGATGCCGGCGATTATGCCCGCTACTGCACGCTGCAGGGCCGCAACGAGGTGCCCGACACGCTCGACGCCCAGATGGTGAAGGACGCGGCGCCGGTGTTTAGCCATGGCGAGAAAATGCAGCTCGCCTACAATATCCAGAACACGCACCGCGCCATCGGCACGCGCCTCAGCTCACATGTCACGCGCAAGTTCGGCATGAAGGGGCTGAAGCCCGGCCATATCTCGGTGCGGCTCACCGGTTCGGCTGGCCAGTCGCTCGGCGCATTTGCCGTGCAGGGCATCAAGCTGGAAGTATTCGGCGATGCCAACGACTATGTCGGCAAGGGCCTCTCGGGCGGCACCGTGGTGGTGCGTCCGGCGCCGTCCTCGCCACTGGTCGGCCAGACCAGCCGCAACACCATCATCGGCAACACGGTGCTCTATGGTGCCACCGGCGGCAAGCTGTTCGCCGCCGGCCAGGCCGGTGAACGCTTCGCGGTGCGCAACTCGGGTGCTACCGCCGTGATCGAAGGCTGCGGCTCGAATGGCTGCGAGTACATGACCGGCGGCCGCATCGCCATCCTCGGTGCCGTGGGCGACAACTTCGCCGCCGGCATGACCGGCGGCATGGCCTTCGTGTTCGATCCGGACAACACGCTGCCGATCCTGATCAACGACGAAAGCGTGGTCTACCAGCGCCTTGCGTCGAGCTATTGGGAAGGCGTGCTGCGCGGCATGATCGAGGAGCATATCCGCGAAACCCAGTCGGCCTATGCCGCTGAGATGTTCAGCGACTGGGACAACATGCGCCAGCGCTTCTGGCAGATCTGCCCGAAGGAAATGCTTTCGCGGCTGGAGCATCCGCTCTCGGATGCCCAGGCGGCGAAGCGGGCGTAA